The region CGGACATGAGCCACTCGTCCACGGTCGCCGCGAGCCCGCGCTTCACGAGCACCGGGCGCTCCACCTTTCCCAGCTCCCGGAGCAAGGGATAGTTCTGCATGTTCCGCGCGCCCACCTGGAAGATGTCGACGTAGCGGTCCATGAGCGCGATCTGGCTCTTGTCCATGACCTCGGAGATCACGAGGAGCCCCTCCGCGTCCGCGACGCGGCGCATGAGCTTGAGGCCCTCCTCGCCGAGCCCCTGGAAGGAGTACGGCGAGGTCCGCGGCTTGAACGCGCCGCCGCGCATGACGCGCGCGCCCGCCGCGCGCACGGCGGCCGCGGTGCGGACCATCTGTTCCTCGGATTCGATCGTGCAGGGCCCGGCCATGAGGACCACGCTCGGGCCGCCGATCTCCACGCCTCCGACCTTGATGACGGTCGTCTCCTGGCGGAACGTCCGGCTCGCGAGCTTGAACGGCTCCGGAATCCGCTGCGCGGCCTCCACGCCGGGAAGCTTCCGGATTTCATCGAGCGATGGCATGGCTCCCTCTCCTACCGCGGCCATGACGACGGGCGGTCCCAATGGCGAGACGACGATCTGGAATCCACGCTCGCGCAGACGCGCTTCGACGGCGCGGCGCTCTTCGGGTGTGGCGTCGGCGCGTAGGACGATGACCATGGACTCCTCAGACGCACGAAAGCCCACTGCCGATCCTTCGGCAATGGGCAGTGGTCCCGCGACACGGCCGGTAGGCTACCACCCGCGGGGGATCGGGTCAAACGCCGTCCGGCCGAGGGTCCTCGTCCGCCGTGAAGAAGGAGAAGGCGATCCACTTGCCCGAGGGGGCTCGCACCAGGCGGAGGACCTGCTCCGTGTCGGCGGGCTTCTTCCCGACGGGCGCGCCCGAGTAGCGGACCCGCATGCGTACGGCGCGGGTCTCGATCCTCGTGTCCGAGACCAGGAGGGTGTCGGGGTTCGACTTCTGAAGGGCGCGGATCGCGTTGTGGTACAGGGTATGGAGCCGCGCCACGGCCAGGGCTTCCTGGTGGGCGGCCTCGGTCCGGCTGGCGTCCGCGACCACGAAGGCGGAGTCGGCGGAGCGGTGCCGTACGGCTGCGGCGTCGCGCAGCGAGTCGAGCGA is a window of Candidatus Eisenbacteria bacterium DNA encoding:
- the aroF gene encoding 3-deoxy-7-phosphoheptulonate synthase translates to MVIVLRADATPEERRAVEARLRERGFQIVVSPLGPPVVMAAVGEGAMPSLDEIRKLPGVEAAQRIPEPFKLASRTFRQETTVIKVGGVEIGGPSVVLMAGPCTIESEEQMVRTAAAVRAAGARVMRGGAFKPRTSPYSFQGLGEEGLKLMRRVADAEGLLVISEVMDKSQIALMDRYVDIFQVGARNMQNYPLLRELGKVERPVLVKRGLAATVDEWLMSAEYVISGGNDRVIVCERGVRAYETYTRNTLDLNAVAVAKSISHLPVIVDPSHAAGVRDKVVPLARAAIATGADGLLVEVHYDPERAICDGPQSLFPDQFAALAAQIRLIAEAVGRTL